The following are encoded together in the Halopiger aswanensis genome:
- a CDS encoding universal stress protein, protein MVVVTAIDGEEGSSRVLSEAWTLANRFDEPLHAVLVYEGPSHRELITKSLNIEDSVTPERAQEIAESVLADVAEGVTDEYEAVGRTGEAPAEILEYAEKVDARYIVVGGRSRSPVGKALFGSVTQSVLLDASCPVLAVMDERERG, encoded by the coding sequence ATGGTCGTCGTAACAGCGATCGACGGCGAAGAGGGCTCGAGTCGGGTGCTCAGCGAAGCGTGGACGCTGGCGAACCGGTTCGACGAACCGTTGCACGCCGTCCTCGTCTACGAGGGCCCGTCCCACCGCGAACTCATCACCAAATCGTTAAACATCGAGGATTCGGTGACGCCGGAGCGGGCGCAGGAGATCGCCGAGTCGGTCCTCGCCGACGTCGCCGAGGGAGTAACCGACGAGTACGAGGCAGTCGGCCGGACCGGCGAGGCGCCCGCGGAGATCCTCGAGTACGCCGAGAAGGTCGACGCGCGCTACATCGTCGTCGGGGGCCGCTCGCGGTCGCCGGTCGGAAAGGCGCTGTTCGGTAGCGTCACCCAGTCCGTGTTGCTGGACGCGTCGTGTCCGGTGCTTGCGGTTATGGACGAGCGGGAGCGTGGGTAG
- a CDS encoding sugar-binding domain-containing protein: MSSETHSSATASSDRRRIDLTGPWQFVTDPDERGCERDWAAPEGSLPDRVRTVEVPHVWQEHDEFREYTGTAWYRRTIDLEAPPVGDGDDGRRALLRFGAVDYEAVVRVNGDRVGSNRGGYLPFAVDVTDALVAGENAIAVEVTDPDDISEIPHGKQGEPWYQRVSGIWQDVTLEYAPACRVERLRATPNLADDSVRIELETTADAVAAVEGENPSAVDATIAVERDGDAVASATTALEADGAAEVTLSIPDPDYWTPETPALYDVRVALERDETVVDRYEDYFGMRSVEARDGRIYLNGEPYPIRGALEQGYYPKTLYRPSEDGWFEEEVRTAKDLGFNLLRKHIKPAHPDFLEWADRLGLLVWEEPANPAVCTERSKTELADQLRGLLERDYNRPSVVIWSIYNEEWGIGNPQGLDVETSLWDDESKQADLADLYEETKAADPTRLVCDNSGWAHVATDINDYHRYFVSPDRADAWAADLDGMIDTPEANYAATETDPDDAPIVVSEFGTWGLGDIRAVEAAYDGEPPWFDYEFLPEGLKRPAGYRERFADSTLSDAFEDLETLAEAWQRRQLRSNKDVIEQMRDRDEVAGYVLTEFSDIEWEFNGLLDYRREPKGTVEAFAQVNAPVAVQLDLEERAVWDDGRIAADAVVVNDTAEEVEAALSWAVGKESGRQTVAVDSVSRVRIADLIDVPASTVTADADTVATETITLEFGDARTAEPVTACPRSRPRLHAGQDDRSADATVYVDDDALRTVLEGRNSNWTVGDRLEGDVDVALVTAMTDDVLAYVRDGGDVLAVADADGSVADSDSAAAFDYRDLPEDESWNLVASLLYTVDERLERLFGTVPGWELDGLYPYAVADVDSADDVAVGYVEGWLANPSAAIATRTYGDGTVQTCTFRVADAYGEHPTATVLVDDLLSRRLESAAR, encoded by the coding sequence ATGAGTTCAGAGACACACTCGAGCGCGACCGCGAGCAGCGACCGGCGGCGGATCGACCTGACCGGCCCGTGGCAGTTCGTTACGGACCCCGACGAACGCGGCTGCGAGCGCGACTGGGCGGCCCCGGAGGGCTCGCTGCCCGACCGGGTGCGGACGGTCGAGGTCCCCCACGTCTGGCAGGAGCACGACGAGTTCCGCGAGTACACCGGCACCGCGTGGTACCGGCGGACGATCGACCTCGAGGCGCCGCCCGTGGGAGACGGCGACGACGGGCGCCGCGCCCTCCTCCGGTTCGGCGCCGTCGACTACGAGGCCGTCGTCCGGGTCAACGGGGACCGCGTCGGCTCGAACCGGGGCGGCTACCTCCCGTTCGCGGTCGACGTCACCGACGCGCTGGTCGCCGGTGAGAACGCGATCGCCGTCGAAGTCACCGATCCGGACGACATCTCGGAGATTCCCCACGGGAAGCAGGGCGAACCGTGGTACCAGCGCGTCAGCGGGATCTGGCAGGACGTCACTCTCGAGTACGCCCCAGCCTGTCGCGTCGAACGACTCCGCGCGACGCCGAACCTCGCGGACGACAGCGTCCGGATCGAACTCGAGACGACGGCCGACGCCGTCGCCGCCGTCGAGGGCGAGAATCCGTCGGCGGTCGACGCAACGATCGCCGTCGAACGCGACGGCGACGCAGTTGCATCCGCGACGACCGCCCTCGAGGCCGACGGCGCGGCCGAGGTCACGCTCTCGATTCCCGACCCCGACTACTGGACGCCCGAGACGCCAGCGCTCTACGACGTGCGGGTCGCCCTCGAGCGCGACGAGACCGTCGTCGACCGCTACGAGGACTACTTCGGGATGCGAAGCGTCGAGGCCCGCGACGGCCGGATCTACCTGAACGGCGAGCCCTATCCGATCCGCGGCGCGCTCGAACAGGGCTACTACCCGAAGACGCTGTACCGGCCGTCCGAGGACGGCTGGTTCGAAGAGGAGGTGCGGACCGCCAAGGACCTCGGCTTCAACCTCCTGCGCAAGCACATCAAGCCGGCCCATCCCGACTTCCTCGAGTGGGCCGACCGGCTCGGACTTCTGGTCTGGGAAGAGCCGGCGAACCCCGCAGTGTGCACGGAGCGCTCCAAGACGGAACTGGCCGACCAGCTCCGGGGGCTGCTCGAGCGCGATTACAACCGGCCGAGCGTCGTGATCTGGAGCATCTACAACGAGGAGTGGGGGATCGGCAACCCGCAGGGGCTCGACGTCGAGACGTCGCTGTGGGACGACGAGTCGAAGCAGGCCGATCTGGCAGACCTGTACGAGGAAACCAAAGCGGCCGATCCGACGCGGCTCGTCTGTGACAACTCGGGGTGGGCCCACGTCGCGACCGATATCAACGACTACCATCGCTACTTCGTCAGCCCCGACCGCGCCGACGCGTGGGCGGCCGATCTGGACGGGATGATCGACACTCCCGAAGCGAACTACGCGGCGACCGAAACCGATCCCGACGACGCGCCGATCGTCGTCTCGGAGTTCGGGACGTGGGGCCTGGGCGATATCCGGGCCGTCGAAGCCGCGTACGACGGCGAGCCGCCCTGGTTCGACTACGAGTTCCTCCCCGAGGGGCTGAAACGGCCCGCCGGCTACCGCGAGCGGTTCGCCGACTCGACGCTGTCCGACGCCTTCGAGGACCTCGAGACGCTGGCCGAGGCGTGGCAGCGCCGCCAACTCCGCTCGAACAAGGACGTCATCGAGCAGATGCGCGACCGCGACGAGGTCGCGGGGTACGTCCTGACCGAGTTCTCCGACATCGAGTGGGAGTTCAACGGCCTGCTCGACTACCGGCGCGAGCCGAAGGGGACCGTCGAGGCGTTCGCGCAGGTCAACGCTCCGGTCGCCGTTCAACTCGATCTCGAGGAGCGAGCCGTCTGGGACGACGGACGGATCGCGGCGGACGCGGTCGTCGTCAACGACACCGCCGAGGAGGTCGAAGCGGCTCTCTCCTGGGCCGTCGGGAAAGAATCGGGGCGGCAAACGGTCGCAGTCGATTCCGTCTCGAGGGTCCGGATCGCGGATCTCATCGACGTCCCCGCGTCGACTGTGACGGCTGACGCCGATACGGTGGCGACAGAGACGATCACCCTCGAGTTCGGCGACGCGCGAACCGCGGAACCCGTCACTGCCTGCCCGCGCTCCCGGCCGCGGTTGCACGCCGGGCAAGACGATCGGTCAGCCGATGCTACGGTCTACGTCGACGACGACGCGCTGCGAACCGTCCTCGAGGGCCGCAACTCCAACTGGACGGTCGGCGACCGGCTCGAGGGCGACGTCGACGTCGCGCTCGTCACTGCGATGACCGACGACGTGCTCGCGTACGTCCGGGACGGCGGCGACGTGCTGGCGGTCGCGGACGCTGACGGCTCGGTCGCGGACAGCGATAGCGCAGCGGCGTTCGACTACCGCGACCTGCCCGAAGACGAAAGCTGGAACCTCGTCGCCTCGCTGCTGTACACCGTCGACGAGCGCCTCGAGCGACTGTTCGGAACCGTTCCGGGCTGGGAACTCGACGGGCTGTACCCCTACGCGGTCGCGGATGTCGACTCGGCCGACGACGTGGCCGTCGGTTACGTCGAAGGATGGCTGGCGAACCCCTCGGCCGCAATCGCGACCCGCACCTACGGCGACGGAACGGTGCAGACGTGCACGTTCCGGGTCGCCGACGCCTACGGCGAGCACCCGACTGCGACCGTCCTCGTCGACGACCTACTCTCGAGACGCCTCGAGTCGGCCGCCCGGTGA
- a CDS encoding transcriptional regulator, translating to MREADETTRQRLADALRSEPATPSELAAAFDLTPNAVLRHVEHVSRTIDGRDDEQFLVAPPECQDCGFADFDDLLNRPSRCPSCKSESIAEPTFTIDD from the coding sequence ATGCGCGAGGCCGACGAAACGACACGACAGCGGCTCGCCGATGCGCTCCGGTCCGAGCCGGCGACGCCGAGCGAACTCGCGGCGGCGTTCGATCTGACGCCGAACGCGGTACTCCGTCACGTCGAACACGTCTCCCGGACGATCGACGGCCGGGACGACGAGCAGTTCCTCGTCGCCCCACCGGAGTGTCAGGACTGCGGCTTCGCCGACTTCGACGACCTGCTTAACCGCCCCTCGCGGTGTCCCTCCTGTAAGAGCGAATCGATCGCCGAGCCGACGTTTACCATCGACGACTGA
- a CDS encoding LUD domain-containing protein: MSSERAAKADRIRHLLATEGDSVGENARGFNAGRYDSVERLEDYEAYKDRARAIKEEAIERLPDLIEQVRETVEENGGTVYVADDAADANRYVREVVRDNDAETVVKSKSMTTEEIELNEALEAAGSEVWETDLGEFVLQVADEAPSHIVAPAIHRSREDIARLFNEQFDLEEDLETAQELTEFAREYLGERIDEADVGITGANFVTADTGTMALVTSEGNARKSVAVPDTHVAVAGVEKIIPTFEDLQPFVELIGRSGTGQDITSYVSLFSPPVGTPTIDFDSDEPIADAGSEDREFHLVLLDNGRMEMREDDQLRETLYCIRCSACANSCANFQSVGGHAFGGETYSGGIATGWEAGVHGQDSAAEFNDLCTGCSRCVNQCPVKIDIPWINTVVRDRINRDAEDGQFDFLVEGLTPDEEPAGLDLQKRFFGNFATLAKLGSATAPVSNWLADLPPSRLLMERTLGIDRRRELPAFERETFVEWFRNRDVSRPVDAEYHAVVYPDLYTNHVRTDRGKAAVRTLEALGVAVEVPDVAPSGRAPLSQGMVATAEDHARDVAADLEPYLEAGYDVVVVEPSDLAMFQREYEKLLDADRYESLADRSYEVFEYVYGLLENGADPAPLGSAHSGADDATAGTGTETGAADIAYHSHCQQRTLELEPYTIDVLERLSYDVVTSDVECCGMAGSFGYKQEYYDLSMDVGDRLREQFEAPDAADRTVVASGTSCLEQLDSLLTRRPRHPISLVDPGRVD; this comes from the coding sequence ATGTCCAGTGAGCGAGCGGCGAAGGCCGACCGGATTCGCCACCTCCTGGCCACCGAGGGCGACAGCGTCGGGGAGAACGCCCGCGGATTCAACGCCGGCCGCTACGATTCCGTCGAACGGCTCGAGGACTACGAGGCCTACAAGGACCGGGCGCGAGCGATCAAGGAGGAGGCGATCGAGCGCCTGCCCGACCTGATCGAGCAGGTACGGGAAACCGTCGAGGAAAACGGCGGTACCGTCTACGTCGCCGACGACGCCGCCGACGCGAACCGCTACGTCCGGGAGGTCGTCCGCGACAACGACGCCGAAACGGTCGTCAAGTCCAAATCGATGACGACCGAGGAGATCGAGCTCAACGAGGCCCTCGAGGCCGCGGGCAGCGAGGTATGGGAGACCGACCTCGGCGAGTTCGTCCTGCAGGTCGCCGACGAGGCGCCCAGCCACATCGTCGCGCCGGCGATCCACCGCTCGCGCGAGGACATCGCCCGCCTCTTTAACGAGCAGTTCGACTTAGAGGAGGACCTCGAGACGGCCCAGGAACTCACCGAGTTCGCCCGGGAGTACCTCGGCGAGCGCATCGACGAGGCGGACGTCGGGATCACCGGCGCGAACTTCGTTACTGCGGACACGGGGACGATGGCGCTGGTCACCAGCGAGGGCAACGCCCGCAAGAGCGTCGCCGTGCCGGACACCCACGTCGCGGTCGCCGGCGTCGAGAAAATAATCCCGACGTTCGAGGATCTCCAGCCGTTCGTCGAACTCATCGGGCGCTCGGGGACGGGCCAGGACATCACCTCCTACGTCTCGCTGTTCTCGCCGCCGGTCGGAACGCCGACGATCGATTTCGACTCGGACGAGCCGATCGCCGACGCCGGCAGCGAGGACCGGGAGTTCCACCTCGTCCTGCTGGACAACGGCCGGATGGAGATGCGCGAGGACGACCAACTCCGGGAGACGCTGTACTGCATCCGGTGTTCGGCCTGCGCGAACTCGTGTGCGAACTTCCAGTCGGTCGGCGGTCACGCCTTCGGCGGCGAGACCTACTCGGGCGGCATCGCGACCGGCTGGGAGGCCGGCGTCCACGGGCAGGACTCGGCCGCCGAGTTCAACGACCTCTGTACCGGCTGCTCGCGCTGCGTCAACCAGTGTCCGGTGAAGATCGACATTCCGTGGATCAACACCGTCGTCCGCGACCGCATCAATCGCGACGCCGAGGACGGCCAGTTCGACTTCCTCGTCGAGGGATTGACGCCCGACGAGGAACCGGCCGGCCTCGACCTCCAGAAGCGGTTCTTCGGCAACTTCGCGACGCTCGCGAAACTCGGGTCGGCAACCGCACCCGTCTCGAACTGGCTCGCCGACCTGCCGCCCTCGAGGCTGCTCATGGAACGGACCCTCGGCATCGACCGCCGCCGCGAACTCCCCGCGTTCGAACGCGAGACGTTCGTCGAGTGGTTCCGCAACCGCGACGTGTCTCGGCCCGTCGATGCGGAGTACCACGCCGTCGTCTACCCCGACCTCTACACGAACCACGTTCGAACCGACCGGGGGAAGGCGGCCGTCCGGACGCTCGAGGCGCTGGGCGTCGCGGTCGAAGTGCCCGACGTCGCTCCCTCGGGGCGAGCCCCGCTCTCGCAGGGGATGGTCGCCACCGCCGAGGATCACGCCCGGGACGTGGCCGCCGATCTGGAGCCCTACCTGGAGGCGGGCTACGACGTGGTCGTCGTCGAACCCAGCGACCTCGCGATGTTCCAGCGCGAGTACGAGAAGCTGCTCGACGCGGACCGATACGAATCGCTCGCGGACCGCAGCTACGAGGTCTTCGAGTACGTCTACGGCCTGCTCGAGAACGGCGCCGATCCGGCGCCGTTGGGCAGCGCCCATAGCGGGGCTGACGACGCGACGGCTGGCACCGGGACCGAGACCGGGGCCGCCGATATCGCCTACCACTCCCACTGCCAGCAGCGAACCCTCGAGCTCGAGCCGTACACGATCGACGTCCTCGAGCGCCTGAGCTACGACGTCGTCACCTCCGACGTCGAGTGTTGCGGGATGGCCGGCAGCTTCGGTTACAAACAGGAATACTACGACCTGAGCATGGACGTGGGCGACCGCCTCCGCGAGCAGTTCGAGGCGCCCGACGCCGCGGACCGAACGGTCGTCGCCAGCGGCACGTCCTGTCTCGAGCAACTGGATTCGCTGTTGACCCGCCGCCCGCGCCATCCGATCTCGCTCGTCGATCCGGGACGGGTGGATTAA
- a CDS encoding sugar phosphate nucleotidyltransferase, with the protein MKAVVLAGGYATRMWPITKHRPKMFLPIGESTVIDRIFAELEADERIDEVYVSTNERFAADFEAHLADSEFDKPQLSVEDTTDEDEKFGVVGALAQLIDRENVDDDLLVIAGDNLISFDVADFLDYFQEKDAPTLAAYDVGSREKAKSYGLVDLEGDRVVDFQEKPEDPNSTLVSIACYAFPGESLDLLPTYLEEGNNPDEPGWFVQWLQNREPTYAFTFEGAWFDIGTPESYLDAVSWHLDGNSLVADSATLENATIGDNVHVMADATLEETNLDHAVIFPGATVRNGDIRRSIIDEGTHIEELDLAGALIGAHTTITNGSSE; encoded by the coding sequence ATGAAGGCCGTCGTCCTTGCTGGCGGATACGCGACTCGGATGTGGCCGATTACCAAACATCGGCCCAAGATGTTCCTCCCGATCGGTGAGTCGACCGTCATCGATCGCATCTTCGCCGAACTCGAGGCGGACGAGCGAATCGACGAGGTCTACGTCAGCACCAACGAGCGGTTCGCCGCTGATTTCGAGGCCCACCTCGCTGACAGCGAGTTCGACAAGCCCCAGCTCTCCGTCGAAGACACGACTGACGAGGACGAGAAGTTCGGCGTCGTCGGTGCGCTCGCACAACTGATCGACCGCGAGAACGTCGACGACGACCTGCTCGTCATCGCCGGCGACAACCTCATCAGCTTCGACGTCGCCGATTTCCTCGACTACTTCCAGGAGAAAGACGCCCCGACGCTGGCCGCCTACGACGTCGGCTCCCGCGAGAAGGCCAAGTCCTACGGCCTCGTCGACCTCGAGGGCGACCGCGTCGTCGACTTCCAGGAGAAACCCGAGGATCCGAACAGCACGCTGGTCTCGATCGCCTGCTACGCGTTCCCCGGCGAGTCGCTCGACCTCCTGCCGACCTACCTCGAGGAGGGGAACAACCCCGACGAGCCCGGCTGGTTCGTCCAGTGGCTCCAGAACCGCGAGCCCACGTACGCCTTTACCTTCGAGGGCGCGTGGTTCGACATCGGTACACCCGAGAGCTACCTCGACGCCGTTTCCTGGCATCTCGACGGCAACTCGCTGGTCGCCGACTCGGCGACCCTCGAGAACGCGACGATCGGCGACAACGTCCACGTGATGGCCGACGCCACGCTCGAGGAGACGAACCTCGATCACGCGGTCATCTTCCCCGGGGCGACGGTTCGAAACGGCGACATTCGCCGGTCGATCATCGACGAGGGGACCCACATCGAGGAACTGGATCTGGCAGGGGCACTCATCGGCGCTCACACGACGATTACGAACGGATCGTCGGAGTAA
- a CDS encoding LUD domain-containing protein — translation MATQLETFESNLGTVRTDVTRATPSTFEAAIADAIVEPAVGTSLPFEEVSLANTDVVCDPTSTQLREAACGVTAAAIGVADYGSVVLEATPDGAEFAGLFPDRHVVVLRKRDIVPDMAAAFERLGDRFRDGRDDAVIATGPSATADMGELVHGVHGPRETHAIILESEEQSERDGETRGENDVQ, via the coding sequence ATGGCAACGCAACTCGAGACGTTCGAATCGAATCTCGGGACCGTTCGGACCGACGTGACCCGAGCGACCCCCTCGACGTTCGAGGCGGCGATCGCCGACGCGATCGTCGAGCCGGCCGTCGGCACCTCGCTCCCCTTCGAAGAAGTCTCACTCGCGAATACGGACGTCGTCTGCGACCCGACATCAACCCAACTCCGCGAGGCCGCCTGCGGCGTCACCGCCGCGGCGATCGGCGTCGCCGACTACGGCTCGGTCGTCCTCGAGGCGACGCCGGACGGCGCCGAGTTCGCGGGACTGTTTCCGGATCGCCACGTCGTCGTGCTTCGTAAGCGCGATATCGTCCCCGACATGGCCGCGGCGTTCGAGCGCCTCGGCGACCGGTTCCGCGACGGGCGAGACGACGCCGTGATCGCGACCGGCCCGAGCGCGACGGCCGACATGGGCGAACTCGTCCACGGCGTCCACGGGCCGCGGGAAACGCACGCGATCATCCTCGAGAGCGAGGAACAGAGCGAACGCGACGGCGAGACCCGAGGCGAGAACGATGTCCAGTGA
- a CDS encoding IclR family transcriptional regulator gives MSQRPKYPVQAAATTFQIVETLHELEGAGVAELADELEMPKSTVHDHLRTLTEAEYLVNEGGTYHVGARFLELGGFARSRMKLYQVASPEIKKLAEETGEHANLMIEEHGKGIFLNKFKGDDAVTLDTHIGKRVHLHTTALGKAILAHRSESTVDEIIDRHGLPGVTERTITDETELKAQLEAIRDRGYAIDDEERVLGMRCIAAPICDENDEPLGAISVSGPTNRFTDDRFDEEIPKHVLSTANVIEVNMTYS, from the coding sequence ATGTCACAACGACCCAAATACCCGGTGCAGGCCGCCGCGACGACCTTCCAGATCGTCGAAACCCTTCACGAACTCGAGGGGGCGGGGGTCGCCGAACTCGCCGACGAACTCGAGATGCCCAAGAGTACCGTTCACGACCATCTCCGGACGTTGACCGAAGCCGAGTACCTGGTCAACGAGGGCGGGACCTACCACGTCGGCGCGCGGTTTCTGGAACTCGGCGGGTTCGCCCGGAGCCGGATGAAACTGTATCAGGTCGCCTCGCCGGAGATCAAAAAGCTCGCGGAGGAGACCGGCGAGCACGCCAATCTGATGATCGAGGAACACGGGAAGGGAATCTTCCTCAACAAGTTCAAGGGCGACGACGCGGTCACGCTCGACACCCACATCGGGAAGCGAGTCCACCTCCACACGACGGCGCTCGGTAAAGCGATCCTCGCCCACCGGTCGGAATCGACGGTCGACGAGATCATCGACCGCCACGGACTGCCGGGCGTGACCGAGCGGACGATCACCGACGAGACGGAACTAAAGGCTCAACTCGAGGCGATCCGCGACCGCGGCTACGCGATCGACGACGAGGAACGCGTGCTCGGCATGCGCTGTATCGCAGCGCCGATCTGCGACGAGAACGACGAACCTCTCGGTGCGATCAGCGTCTCCGGCCCGACGAACCGGTTCACCGACGACCGCTTCGACGAGGAGATTCCGAAGCACGTCCTGAGCACCGCGAACGTGATCGAAGTCAACATGACGTATTCGTAA
- a CDS encoding GAF domain-containing protein: MPIRGGDELSVFYVDGDADGGSRVATSLERHDRLSVATAASADAALDRLTADVDCIVSDYELPGRDGIEFLEAVREEYPDLPFILFTAGGSEAVASDAISAGVTDYLQRDTGTEQYAALADRIVDAVEASRTRRQRRRHHTAIETAQEGISIVGADGRFQYVNDAYAELYGYDPDELLGEDWELLYPDSEVEFVRSELIPAVEAEGYWHGRTTGRRADGTTFLEDHVVSTTENSELICTVRNISGREAREQKLTRLHAATRDLIEATTVEEIATLATDAADDILDFPLNGIHRYDEAVDGLVPVSVSDSSRELLGEPPVLTDGLAWETFERGEPQVYADVREAEGVLNPDTPVRSEILLPLDDHGIFIASSTERDAFDDADVTFAKLLAANVTSALDRTAHARKLELLQERTQTLMNTSSVDATADIAVTAAHEILGADLSTFHGFVERDGQQRLEPVATTDTVDEVLDSTPEYVRSETADPVTALVWEVFDDGEPVSIHDTNEYPEFVDTTPARSAILYPIADRGVFVVTSTTPGAFSETDTKLTDILASTLRAALERVDRESLLRERTAELEAQNERLERFASIVSHDLRNPLQVAEGSLELACEGDDEGADGDTTVDDHLDNVRWALDRMDGLIEELLTLARDGDRIDDLESVDLAALSETCWRSVATAEATLVTRVDRRIRADRSRLEQLLENLFRNAVEHGGDGVTVTVGDLEDRAGFYVADDGPGIPGDERSQIFESGYSTSADGTGFGLSIVHEIVAAHDWEITVTDGADGGTRFEITGLTVAE, translated from the coding sequence ATGCCGATCAGGGGTGGGGACGAACTATCGGTCTTCTACGTCGACGGCGACGCGGACGGCGGATCGCGCGTCGCGACGTCTCTCGAGCGGCACGACCGATTGTCGGTCGCGACCGCCGCCAGCGCCGACGCGGCGCTGGATCGGCTCACCGCCGATGTCGACTGCATCGTCAGCGACTACGAACTGCCCGGAAGGGACGGGATCGAGTTTCTCGAGGCCGTTCGCGAGGAGTATCCGGACCTGCCGTTTATCCTATTTACGGCCGGCGGCTCCGAAGCGGTCGCCAGCGACGCGATCTCGGCTGGCGTGACCGATTATCTGCAGAGGGACACTGGTACTGAACAGTACGCCGCGTTGGCGGACCGAATCGTCGACGCGGTCGAGGCGTCTCGGACCCGGCGACAGCGCCGCCGACACCACACCGCGATCGAAACCGCACAGGAGGGAATCAGCATCGTCGGGGCCGACGGGCGGTTCCAGTACGTCAACGACGCCTACGCCGAGCTGTACGGGTATGATCCGGACGAATTACTCGGCGAAGACTGGGAACTGCTGTACCCCGACTCGGAGGTCGAGTTCGTGCGCTCGGAACTCATCCCCGCCGTCGAGGCCGAGGGCTACTGGCACGGGCGCACCACCGGCCGCCGCGCTGACGGCACCACGTTTCTCGAGGACCACGTCGTCTCGACGACCGAAAACAGCGAACTCATCTGTACGGTTCGTAACATCTCCGGTCGCGAGGCCCGCGAACAGAAACTCACGCGGCTGCACGCCGCGACGCGGGATCTGATCGAGGCGACGACCGTCGAGGAGATCGCGACGCTCGCCACCGACGCGGCGGACGACATCCTCGATTTCCCGCTTAATGGCATCCATCGCTACGACGAGGCCGTCGACGGCCTAGTACCGGTCAGCGTCTCCGACTCGAGTCGCGAGCTACTCGGGGAGCCGCCCGTACTCACCGACGGACTCGCCTGGGAAACGTTCGAGCGCGGCGAACCACAGGTCTACGCCGACGTTCGCGAGGCGGAGGGCGTGCTCAACCCCGACACGCCAGTCCGGAGCGAGATCCTGCTCCCGCTCGACGATCACGGCATCTTCATCGCGTCCTCGACCGAGCGCGACGCCTTCGACGACGCCGACGTCACGTTCGCGAAACTGCTGGCGGCGAACGTCACGAGCGCTCTCGACCGGACAGCCCACGCTCGGAAACTCGAGCTCCTGCAGGAGCGGACGCAGACGCTGATGAACACCTCGAGCGTCGACGCGACGGCCGACATTGCGGTCACCGCCGCCCACGAGATTTTGGGCGCGGATCTCTCGACGTTTCACGGGTTCGTCGAGCGCGACGGCCAACAGCGCCTCGAGCCGGTTGCGACGACCGACACCGTCGACGAAGTCCTCGACTCGACACCCGAGTACGTTCGATCGGAGACGGCGGATCCGGTGACGGCGCTCGTCTGGGAGGTCTTCGACGACGGCGAACCGGTCTCTATCCACGACACGAACGAGTACCCGGAATTCGTCGATACAACCCCCGCGAGGAGCGCGATCCTGTATCCGATTGCCGACCGCGGCGTGTTCGTCGTGACCTCGACGACGCCGGGAGCGTTCAGCGAGACGGATACGAAACTCACCGACATTCTGGCCTCGACGCTGAGGGCCGCCCTCGAGCGCGTCGACCGGGAATCACTGCTTCGGGAACGGACGGCCGAACTCGAGGCCCAAAACGAGCGCCTCGAGCGGTTCGCGAGCATCGTTTCGCACGACCTCCGAAATCCGTTGCAGGTCGCCGAGGGCAGCCTGGAACTGGCGTGTGAGGGGGACGACGAGGGTGCCGACGGCGACACTACCGTCGACGACCACCTCGACAACGTGCGCTGGGCGCTCGATCGGATGGACGGGCTGATCGAGGAACTTCTGACCCTCGCACGCGACGGCGACCGGATCGACGACCTCGAATCGGTCGACCTCGCGGCGCTCAGCGAGACCTGCTGGCGAAGCGTTGCAACGGCCGAGGCGACGCTCGTCACGCGCGTCGACCGACGGATTCGCGCGGATCGGTCGCGACTCGAGCAACTGCTGGAGAACCTCTTTCGCAACGCGGTCGAACACGGCGGCGACGGCGTGACGGTAACGGTCGGCGATCTCGAGGACCGAGCCGGCTTTTACGTCGCGGACGACGGGCCTGGAATTCCCGGCGACGAACGGTCGCAGATCTTCGAGAGCGGCTACTCGACGTCCGCGGATGGCACCGGCTTCGGCCTGTCCATCGTCCACGAGATCGTCGCGGCCCACGACTGGGAGATCACGGTGACCGACGGTGCCGACGGCGGTACCCGGTTCGAGATCACCGGTCTCACGGTTGCCGAGTAA
- a CDS encoding ubiquitin-like small modifier protein 1: MRVTCELYGPFRDPVGTKSLEREVPADATVRDVFAGLADDYPGLRNRLFDGGEFADSVIVLRNGRNVTHQRGAETPVVDGDVLSVAPAVDGG; the protein is encoded by the coding sequence ATGCGCGTCACGTGCGAACTCTACGGCCCCTTTCGCGACCCCGTCGGGACAAAGTCGCTCGAGCGGGAGGTTCCTGCCGACGCGACCGTCCGTGACGTATTCGCCGGCCTCGCGGACGACTATCCCGGTCTTCGGAATCGGCTCTTCGACGGCGGCGAGTTCGCCGATTCAGTCATCGTTCTGCGAAACGGCCGGAACGTGACCCACCAGCGCGGTGCCGAAACGCCCGTCGTGGACGGCGACGTGTTGAGCGTGGCGCCGGCAGTCGACGGCGGCTGA